Within the Mucilaginibacter sp. CSA2-8R genome, the region TGCGCGCTTCGGCCAGTTTTAAGGTTGATTTTACAGGACTGGAGATTACAGATGATGAACTTTTAGGCCTACCGAACGCTTACTACCAGCAACCTTACTTTAGCGGCGGCGCTATCCGCTTTGCAGCCGTGCAGTTGGGCGGCGCCGAAGCCGTACTGATAGCTACGCACGCTTTACTGCGCCAAATGAACCGTACGGATGATGCCTTTCAGCGTGCACGGGTGGCCGAGATGACCTATTTAATAGAGAGTGGAAACCTTTGGCTAAAACAAGCGGGCAAAAAAACAGACCGGTGGCTGAAACAGCCCGAGGCCACCGAAAAGCTATTGGCTTACGCCAACATGACCCGCACCGTTATTGAAGATATTTGCCTGCGCTGCATGCAGCTGGCCGAACGCTCGGTGGGCTCACGCGGATTAATACGCCCGCAAGCGCTGGAGCGTATACACCGCGACTTAACCACTTACCTGCGCCAGCCCGCACCCGACGCAACTTTAGTAGCCATTGGCGAATACGTACTGAAGCAGGAAAACACTAACCAACTTTGGCATGCTGCAAAATAATTGGATACAGCAGGCACAACCTTTAACCCATGCCGAGTTAAAGGCTTTTGGCCCTACCCTGGTAATTGCACCGCATGCAGATGATGAATCTTTAGGTTGCGGCGGTACTATTGCTTTGTTGCGGCAAGTAGGCATACCGGTTTTTATTTTATTGGTGAGCGATGGCTCTATGTCGCATCCCAACTCAAAAAAATATCCGGCCCAAAAACTAACGCAGCTTCGGGATAATGAATTACTGGCCGCTGCAGCGATCTTGGATGTACCGGCAAGTTATGTGCACTTTATGCATTTAAAAGACAGCCAGGTGCCGCACCAAGCTGATACCGGCTTTGAAGAAGCCTCTGCAGCTATGTCTAACATCATCTCTGGCATCAGCCCGCAAACTGTTTTAGTGCCGTGGCGGCGAGATCCGCATCCCGATCATCGGGCTACCTGGCAACTGGTTAAAAAAGCCATGAGCGTTTCAGCTTTAAAATGCCGCGTACTCGAATATCTGGTATGGCTATGGGAACGGGCCGATGCACAAGACTTACCCCTTACCGGAGAGATGAAAACTTTTAAAGTTGATATTGCTTCGGTTTTAGAAAAAAAACACCAAGCCATCGCCGCACATTTATCGCAAACCACATTATTGATTGATGACGATCCGCAGGGCTTTACTTTATCCCAGTATATGCTGTCCCACTTTGATCATCCGGCCGAATATTT harbors:
- a CDS encoding PIG-L deacetylase family protein; its protein translation is MLQNNWIQQAQPLTHAELKAFGPTLVIAPHADDESLGCGGTIALLRQVGIPVFILLVSDGSMSHPNSKKYPAQKLTQLRDNELLAAAAILDVPASYVHFMHLKDSQVPHQADTGFEEASAAMSNIISGISPQTVLVPWRRDPHPDHRATWQLVKKAMSVSALKCRVLEYLVWLWERADAQDLPLTGEMKTFKVDIASVLEKKHQAIAAHLSQTTLLIDDDPQGFTLSQYMLSHFDHPAEYFLEQLPAS